The Lysinibacillus pakistanensis genome includes a window with the following:
- a CDS encoding GNAT family N-acetyltransferase produces the protein MLERVRIQKIMTPTEIAEVQSLNAEIWGTQAIPSHQLLAAVQNGGLVLGAYLEEKLIGFNYCFVGYREGIMYLHSHMIGVEKSYREQGVGELLKHAQQEYARDHGFQLVQWLFEPLEARMANLSFLKLNAFSYQYENDYYGQLQDDFNEGLPSDRIVVEWWIERDRVEDSLDELEEGAEEVVAWSLTVDGLPVLDIDGTFQQEQSFYKDAYLLPIPQFLQKMKVESPKLAEDWRYKVRTILTTLFEQDYAIVRMKKHKEYVHSYLLVRRSLLAL, from the coding sequence ATGTTAGAAAGAGTGCGAATTCAAAAAATAATGACACCTACTGAGATTGCAGAAGTGCAGAGTTTAAATGCAGAGATTTGGGGAACTCAGGCTATCCCCTCACATCAATTATTGGCAGCAGTCCAAAATGGTGGACTAGTACTTGGAGCTTATTTAGAGGAAAAGCTTATTGGCTTTAACTATTGTTTTGTAGGCTATCGTGAAGGGATAATGTATTTGCACTCACACATGATTGGAGTGGAGAAATCATATCGTGAACAAGGCGTAGGAGAATTATTAAAGCACGCACAACAGGAATATGCAAGGGATCATGGGTTTCAGCTTGTGCAATGGCTATTTGAACCATTGGAAGCGCGTATGGCTAATTTGTCATTTTTGAAATTGAATGCTTTTAGTTATCAGTATGAAAATGATTATTATGGTCAGCTCCAAGATGATTTTAACGAGGGGCTGCCTTCAGATCGAATTGTTGTAGAATGGTGGATTGAGCGTGACCGAGTAGAGGATAGTTTGGATGAGCTGGAAGAGGGAGCTGAAGAAGTTGTAGCGTGGTCATTGACAGTGGATGGCTTACCAGTACTAGATATCGATGGTACATTCCAGCAAGAGCAATCCTTTTATAAAGATGCTTATTTATTACCTATCCCTCAATTTTTACAAAAGATGAAAGTGGAAAGCCCTAAGCTTGCAGAGGACTGGCGTTATAAAGTTCGTACAATCTTAACAACATTATTTGAACAAGATTATGCCATTGTAAGAATGAAAAAGCACAAGGAATATGTGCATAGCTATCTGTTAGTAAGACGCTCCTTATTAGCTTTATAA
- a CDS encoding M20 peptidase aminoacylase family protein: protein MKEALDRLRPRLMGIFTYLHANPEVSWHEVETTNYIFDLLTNEGFSPIRFKNSTGLYVDVGKGSPKVGLRTDIDALWQEVDGVFRANHSCGHDGHMTMAIGALLLLKEQAQSLKGTIRVIFQPAEEKGTGALSVLKEGVIDDLDFLFGVHVRPVHELEDGTYCAALYHGASRLMEGEIIGEDAHAARPHLGVNAIEVGATIIEDLRTIHTDPMVPVSIKMTKFHAGGESGNIIPGNASFTIDIRAQKNDVMDALAQGVKRVIDSSKILHKVQIELRTVANIVAAEVDPAAQYIMEQAIVQATGLSNLRKPVHTPGGEDFHHYAVQRPHLKTSMLGLGCGLTPGLHHPKMRFKQARLVTGVEILTRAVLLALESGNTKEASA, encoded by the coding sequence GTGAAGGAAGCATTGGATCGTTTGAGGCCAAGATTAATGGGAATTTTCACATATTTACATGCAAACCCAGAAGTAAGCTGGCATGAGGTTGAAACCACCAATTATATTTTTGATTTATTAACAAATGAAGGATTTTCACCTATACGCTTTAAAAACAGTACAGGACTTTATGTTGACGTAGGAAAAGGCAGTCCCAAGGTTGGCTTGCGAACAGACATAGATGCGTTATGGCAGGAGGTAGATGGTGTTTTTCGAGCAAATCACTCCTGTGGGCACGATGGACATATGACGATGGCTATTGGTGCTCTGTTGCTGTTAAAAGAGCAGGCTCAGTCGTTAAAGGGTACCATTCGTGTAATATTCCAGCCCGCTGAAGAAAAAGGAACAGGTGCTTTATCTGTTCTAAAGGAGGGAGTTATTGATGATTTAGACTTTTTATTCGGTGTCCATGTAAGACCAGTGCATGAACTTGAAGATGGTACATATTGTGCTGCATTGTATCATGGTGCCTCACGATTAATGGAGGGAGAAATTATTGGTGAAGATGCACATGCAGCAAGACCACATCTTGGTGTAAATGCTATTGAGGTAGGAGCAACAATTATTGAAGATTTAAGAACCATTCATACCGATCCAATGGTTCCAGTGTCCATCAAAATGACTAAATTCCACGCGGGAGGTGAATCTGGCAATATTATTCCGGGGAATGCATCCTTTACGATTGATATTCGCGCGCAGAAAAATGATGTCATGGATGCACTTGCTCAAGGTGTAAAACGGGTGATTGACTCCTCTAAAATCTTGCATAAAGTACAAATTGAATTAAGAACAGTTGCAAATATAGTCGCAGCTGAGGTAGACCCTGCTGCTCAATACATCATGGAACAGGCGATCGTCCAAGCGACCGGATTGTCGAATTTAAGAAAGCCAGTTCATACCCCAGGTGGCGAGGATTTTCATCACTATGCAGTGCAACGCCCCCATTTAAAAACAAGTATGCTCGGTTTAGGCTGTGGATTAACCCCAGGGTTGCATCATCCAAAGATGAGATTTAAACAGGCAAGACTTGTAACGGGAGTTGAAATTCTGACAAGAGCGGTATTGTTAGCTTTGGAGTCGGGGAATACAAAGGAGGCATCGGCATAA
- a CDS encoding peptide MFS transporter: MSTKDEIVKSVPQNGFVGHPKGLFTLFFTEFWERFSYYGMRAILIFFMYYELNQGGLGLDRGTANSIMAIYGSLVYMSGIIGGWIADRLLGTRKTIFYGGVLIMVGHLLLALPGGIAMLFTSMAFIVMGTGLLKPNVSSIVGDIYAETDSRRDAGFSIFYMGINMGAFIAPFIVGTIGQKYNFHLGFGFAGLGMLIGLIVYKLTEKKYLGLAGLQVNNPLKPEERKKVFTQFGMAALIIIILGAIGIKTGVLTMNVFSLIITALGIIIPTLFFFFMYRSKKTTQDEKSRLLAYIPLFLSAVMFWAIQEQGATILATYADSRTQLNIGGFHIQSSWFQSLNPLFVITMAPLFAMLWLKWGDKQPTTPRKFAYSLFFAGLSFLVMMIPAYLSGGEALVSPWWLVLSFFLVVVGELLLSPVGLSATTKLAPKAFAAQTMSLWFLTSAAAQAINAQLVRVYEVVSEFTYFGFLGSLSIVIGIILLVLSPIISKAMRGIN, from the coding sequence ATGTCTACTAAAGATGAAATTGTAAAATCCGTCCCTCAAAATGGCTTTGTTGGACACCCTAAAGGGCTCTTTACATTATTTTTTACAGAATTTTGGGAACGATTCTCCTACTATGGTATGCGAGCAATTCTCATTTTCTTTATGTATTATGAATTGAACCAAGGTGGACTTGGTTTAGATCGTGGAACAGCAAACTCTATAATGGCTATTTATGGTTCACTCGTATATATGTCGGGGATCATTGGGGGCTGGATTGCCGATCGACTGTTAGGTACACGTAAAACAATCTTTTATGGTGGCGTGTTAATTATGGTTGGTCATTTACTGCTAGCATTACCAGGTGGTATAGCCATGTTATTTACTTCAATGGCCTTTATTGTTATGGGGACAGGCCTATTAAAGCCAAACGTTTCAAGTATTGTTGGCGATATTTATGCAGAAACGGATAGCCGTCGTGACGCAGGGTTCTCAATTTTCTATATGGGTATTAACATGGGGGCATTCATTGCACCATTTATTGTCGGAACAATTGGACAAAAATATAATTTCCACCTTGGCTTCGGTTTTGCTGGGTTAGGTATGCTAATTGGTTTAATTGTTTATAAATTAACAGAGAAAAAATATTTGGGGTTAGCAGGCTTACAAGTCAATAATCCGTTAAAGCCAGAAGAACGTAAAAAAGTCTTTACACAATTCGGTATGGCAGCATTAATTATTATCATTTTAGGTGCAATCGGCATTAAAACGGGTGTACTGACAATGAATGTATTCAGTTTAATCATTACAGCTTTAGGAATTATCATTCCAACGCTGTTCTTTTTCTTCATGTATCGTAGTAAAAAAACAACACAGGATGAGAAATCTCGTCTGCTTGCCTATATTCCATTGTTTTTATCTGCAGTTATGTTTTGGGCAATTCAGGAACAAGGTGCTACTATTTTAGCAACATACGCAGATTCGCGTACACAGTTGAATATTGGTGGCTTTCACATTCAATCTTCATGGTTCCAATCATTAAACCCATTATTCGTTATTACGATGGCTCCGTTATTTGCAATGCTATGGTTAAAATGGGGAGATAAACAACCAACTACTCCTCGAAAATTTGCCTATTCTTTATTCTTTGCAGGGCTATCCTTCCTAGTAATGATGATTCCGGCATATTTATCAGGTGGAGAAGCATTAGTAAGTCCATGGTGGTTAGTCTTATCTTTCTTTTTAGTCGTTGTCGGAGAGCTTTTGTTATCACCAGTAGGGTTGTCAGCTACGACAAAATTAGCACCAAAGGCATTCGCTGCACAAACAATGTCTCTATGGTTTTTAACTAGTGCCGCAGCGCAAGCGATTAATGCACAACTTGTTAGGGTATATGAAGTTGTAAGCGAATTCACGTATTTCGGCTTCTTAGGTTCTTTATCAATTGTTATCGGGATTATTTTATTAGTACTTTCGCCAATCATTTCAAAAGCTATGCGAGGTATTAACTAA